A window of the Nisaea acidiphila genome harbors these coding sequences:
- a CDS encoding calcium-binding protein, with the protein MELTGTKKKDLLVGTGDNDTISGLGGNDTITGAAGDDVLYGDAGRDRLTGGAGNDLLFGGDGSDTLEGSEGADTLDGGAASDTIYGGTGTDQFQGSAGDLDGDHFADFEDGETVRVTGVTFSGSNVTLSTSGGVTTVSVDTNGDGAADTSFTLEGTFLSVTAIQSGADTSLQFSTDSGTNADTLSGTNNTDTLSGGVGDDLIYGGKGNDSLAGDGDNDQVYGEEGNDTLDGGTGNDLLDGGIGADSMAGGDGDDTLSGNAGDDTLMGDAGADDLAGGDDADTLSGGADNDTLDGGAGDDSLDGGAGNDSLSGGDGADTLLGGDGVDTFQGSAAEFDGDLVSDLANGESMLIKGASFANDAVTLTASNGNTAIAIDTNGDGTADASFTLGGTFKTVTATSGAEGTTLSFSSRTEWSIKAAGDFNGDGDQDLAVAADTGDVSLWTLDGATATAKTLAGNLTNVGNFSIHSAEDFDGDGDDDILIQDTDAGVVSVWEMQGGSVVAKDFSGLLGAGWKIVDTADFDADGGHDILLRNDDGAVSVWIMDGGTATEKTYVGNMGSEWTVEAVTDFNADNKADILFRSQTGDVSVWEMDGATATTKAYVGNMSSDWTVETTADFNVDSKSDILFRSQTGDVSVWEMDGASATTKSYAGKLGDGWSIEAVDDFTADGKADILTKSSSGDVSVWEMDGGTAAAKTYTGKLGTGMNIEQIADFNGDGSADLLVSDDSTVVSVWEMDAGGTSEKAFVASLSDGWKTGLAEDFNGDGKADIQLENTSTGQVSIWEMDGGEVTTAGLTGNLWTDLV; encoded by the coding sequence ATGGAACTGACGGGCACGAAAAAAAAGGATCTTCTGGTCGGTACCGGAGACAACGACACGATCTCCGGGCTCGGCGGCAATGACACGATCACCGGCGCGGCCGGCGATGACGTGCTGTACGGAGATGCCGGCCGGGACCGCCTGACCGGCGGCGCCGGGAACGATCTGCTTTTTGGCGGCGACGGCAGCGACACGCTCGAAGGCAGCGAAGGCGCGGACACGCTCGACGGCGGGGCCGCCTCCGACACCATCTATGGCGGCACCGGAACGGACCAGTTCCAGGGCAGCGCGGGCGATCTCGACGGAGACCATTTCGCCGACTTCGAGGACGGAGAGACCGTGCGCGTCACCGGCGTGACTTTCTCCGGCAGCAATGTCACGCTTTCGACGAGCGGCGGCGTCACGACGGTTTCCGTCGACACCAATGGCGACGGCGCGGCGGACACGAGCTTCACCCTCGAAGGAACCTTTCTGTCGGTCACCGCGATCCAATCGGGAGCCGACACCAGTCTGCAGTTCAGCACGGACTCGGGCACGAACGCCGATACCCTTTCCGGAACCAACAATACCGACACGCTTTCCGGCGGCGTCGGCGACGATCTGATCTATGGCGGCAAGGGAAATGACAGCCTGGCCGGCGACGGCGACAACGACCAGGTCTATGGCGAGGAAGGCAACGACACGCTGGACGGCGGGACCGGCAACGACTTGCTCGACGGCGGCATCGGTGCGGACAGCATGGCCGGAGGCGATGGCGATGACACGCTCTCCGGGAATGCCGGCGACGATACGCTCATGGGCGATGCCGGCGCCGACGATCTTGCGGGCGGCGACGACGCCGACACACTCTCCGGCGGAGCGGACAACGACACCCTCGATGGCGGCGCCGGCGACGACAGCCTCGACGGCGGCGCAGGCAATGACAGCCTGAGCGGAGGCGATGGCGCCGACACCCTTCTGGGCGGCGACGGGGTGGACACATTTCAAGGGTCGGCGGCCGAGTTCGACGGCGATCTGGTCAGTGATCTCGCGAACGGCGAATCGATGCTGATAAAGGGCGCGAGCTTCGCGAACGACGCCGTCACCCTGACCGCCAGCAACGGCAACACTGCGATCGCAATCGACACCAACGGCGACGGCACCGCCGACGCATCCTTCACGCTCGGCGGCACGTTCAAGACGGTCACCGCGACATCGGGCGCGGAAGGGACCACGCTCAGCTTCTCGAGCCGGACGGAGTGGTCGATCAAGGCCGCCGGCGATTTCAACGGCGACGGCGATCAGGACCTCGCCGTGGCCGCGGACACCGGTGACGTATCCCTCTGGACGCTCGACGGCGCGACGGCGACAGCCAAAACCCTGGCCGGCAATCTCACCAATGTCGGCAATTTCAGCATTCACAGCGCCGAGGATTTCGACGGCGACGGCGACGACGACATCCTGATACAGGATACCGATGCCGGAGTGGTTTCGGTCTGGGAAATGCAAGGCGGGTCGGTCGTCGCCAAGGATTTTTCCGGCCTGCTGGGCGCCGGCTGGAAAATCGTCGACACCGCGGATTTCGACGCCGACGGCGGGCATGACATTCTGCTCCGCAATGACGACGGTGCGGTCTCCGTCTGGATTATGGACGGCGGCACGGCGACCGAAAAGACCTATGTCGGGAATATGGGCTCTGAATGGACCGTCGAGGCGGTCACGGATTTCAATGCCGACAACAAGGCCGACATCCTGTTCCGCAGCCAGACCGGCGACGTCTCCGTCTGGGAAATGGACGGCGCCACTGCCACGACGAAGGCCTATGTGGGGAACATGTCGTCCGACTGGACCGTCGAGACGACCGCTGATTTCAACGTGGACAGCAAGTCCGACATCCTGTTTCGCAGTCAGACCGGCGACGTCTCGGTCTGGGAAATGGACGGCGCCTCGGCGACGACGAAATCCTATGCGGGCAAGCTCGGCGACGGCTGGAGCATCGAGGCGGTCGACGATTTCACCGCGGACGGCAAGGCCGATATCCTGACCAAGAGCTCGAGCGGCGATGTCTCCGTCTGGGAGATGGACGGCGGAACTGCGGCGGCGAAGACCTATACCGGCAAGCTCGGCACCGGCATGAACATCGAACAGATCGCAGATTTCAACGGCGACGGGTCGGCGGATCTTCTGGTCAGCGACGATTCGACCGTCGTCTCGGTCTGGGAGATGGATGCCGGCGGGACCTCCGAGAAAGCCTTCGTCGCATCATTGTCCGATGGTTGGAAAACCGGGCTCGCAGAGGATTTCAACGGCGATGGAAAGGCCGACATCCAACTCGAGAACACGTCGACCGGCCAGGTCTCGATCTGGGAAATGGATGGCGGCGAAGTCACGACCGCAGGTTTGACTGGCAATCTCTGGACCGACTTGGTATAG
- a CDS encoding FG-GAP-like repeat-containing protein, with the protein MAGTLFEGTDSDDIFTGTGDDDTLIGNAGNDTLLGQGGADSIVGGSGNDSLDGGDDGDRLSGGIGDDTLLGGAGEDTLVGHENDDLIYGGDGNDLVIGWHDNDTLYGDAGDDSVSGGRADDLLFGDDGDDVLYGGDGNDILYGGAGLDTLYGDAGDDILYADDDEIVYGGAGNDTVYTNDTSDLSRFVDIESIVGVDAVTLTGSVDPDYLTGTVVGDEIDGGGGDDTIDGGLGKDTLLGGDHNDLIYGGGGLDVISGESGLDTLYGGDGNDAIDGGDGDDLIYGGAGSDSVVAGDGDDVIYDDGLDIIYGGAGNDTVYTTDDSDQSRFIGVEEVVLIPLDTVTAGDDADSLTGTLAADAIDGGGGDDTLYGIGGNDILYGSDGDDYLDGGEGDDFLDGGAGNDTIEGGKGADTLYGGDGDDVLYDDGDDVIYGGDGEDTVWTTAYGDESRFIGVEEIRYLYELITGTEDSDTLSGAEGRNRILGMGGDDLVIGNTEADTLSGGAGADNMSGLAGDDLLIGDAGDDTLVGHSGDDVISGGEGNDFIIGWYDDDTLYGEDGDDLISGGSGADLIEGGAGNDEISGGAESDTLSGGDGVDTIYGDAGDDVIYDDGSDVIYGGDGNDTVYTTDDSDISRFHDIEHYELIWNQVSGTDGDDLLSGTDAIDDITGLEGDDTIHAGGAGDLVYGNAGNDVIYAGDGLDLVDGGDGDDTICGGLGINGDILNGGDGNDVFVATMEELDGDAIADMTENDRLIIEDAELGYSRFSMTYQNGQTFVSVDSDADGEADAVFGLVGEYESLSAQIVDGNTVVTFTPAEIPGWGITHSGDFNADGKTDLLLTSTEERVSIWTLDGAAALSKKDAGGLAGQENFSIRSIADFDGDTDDDVLMLGDNGTLSVWRMYGGTAADKSYAGRLDDSWTVEGTADFNGDGKEDILIRQDTGTVSVWTMGSDGAATDKSYAGRMGSDWTIEGLADFNDDGKTDILARNDGGAVSVWVMDGGTASEKTYAGNMSSDWDIEAIADFNGDDKQDLLIRNGDGVVSVWEMDGGTATNKGYTATLRDGWEIEAVTDLTGDGKADILTRNADGVVSAWEMDGSTATAQTYTGTLGSGWSIHATADFNGDGSADLLVSDGTAVSVWEMDAGGTSEKAFVGNLQDGWQLGLVEDFNGDGKADIQIASEATGQVSIWEMDGANITHAGLTGNLWTDLV; encoded by the coding sequence ATGGCTGGGACGCTATTCGAGGGTACCGATTCCGACGATATTTTTACCGGCACGGGCGATGACGACACGCTCATCGGCAATGCCGGGAATGACACGCTTCTAGGGCAGGGAGGCGCCGACTCGATTGTCGGCGGCTCCGGCAATGACAGTCTCGACGGCGGCGACGACGGTGACCGCCTGAGCGGAGGGATCGGCGACGACACCCTGCTCGGAGGCGCCGGCGAGGACACCCTCGTCGGCCACGAAAACGACGACCTGATCTATGGCGGCGACGGCAACGACCTCGTCATCGGCTGGCACGACAACGACACGCTCTACGGCGACGCGGGAGACGATTCCGTTTCCGGAGGCCGTGCGGACGACCTCCTCTTCGGCGACGATGGCGACGACGTTCTCTATGGCGGCGACGGCAACGATATTCTCTATGGCGGGGCCGGACTCGACACACTCTACGGCGATGCAGGCGACGATATCCTTTATGCCGACGACGACGAGATCGTCTATGGCGGCGCCGGAAACGACACCGTCTATACCAACGACACCTCGGACCTCAGCCGCTTCGTCGACATCGAGTCGATCGTCGGCGTGGACGCCGTCACACTGACCGGCAGCGTCGACCCGGATTACCTGACCGGCACCGTGGTCGGAGACGAAATCGACGGCGGCGGCGGAGACGACACGATCGACGGCGGCCTCGGCAAGGACACCCTGCTTGGCGGCGACCACAACGACCTGATCTACGGCGGCGGCGGCCTGGACGTCATCTCCGGCGAATCGGGGCTCGATACGCTCTATGGCGGCGACGGCAACGACGCGATCGACGGCGGAGACGGCGACGATCTGATCTATGGCGGCGCGGGTTCGGATTCGGTTGTGGCCGGCGACGGCGACGATGTCATTTACGACGACGGTCTCGACATCATTTACGGCGGCGCAGGCAACGATACGGTCTACACCACCGATGACAGCGACCAGTCGCGCTTCATCGGGGTCGAAGAGGTCGTTCTCATACCGCTGGATACCGTCACGGCCGGAGACGACGCCGACAGCCTGACCGGAACCCTCGCCGCAGACGCGATCGACGGCGGCGGCGGAGACGACACGCTCTACGGCATCGGCGGTAACGACATCCTCTATGGCAGCGACGGAGACGATTATCTCGATGGCGGCGAGGGTGACGATTTTCTCGACGGCGGTGCCGGAAACGACACGATCGAGGGCGGCAAGGGAGCCGATACGCTCTATGGCGGAGACGGCGACGATGTCCTCTACGACGACGGTGACGACGTCATCTACGGCGGCGACGGCGAAGACACCGTCTGGACGACCGCTTACGGCGACGAGTCCCGTTTCATCGGTGTCGAGGAAATCCGCTACCTCTATGAGCTGATCACAGGCACGGAAGACAGCGACACGCTGAGCGGTGCGGAGGGCCGGAACCGGATCCTCGGAATGGGCGGCGACGACCTCGTCATCGGCAATACCGAGGCAGACACGCTTTCCGGCGGTGCCGGCGCGGACAACATGAGCGGTCTCGCCGGCGACGATCTGCTGATCGGCGATGCGGGCGACGACACGCTCGTCGGCCATAGCGGCGACGATGTCATCAGCGGCGGCGAGGGAAACGACTTCATCATCGGCTGGTATGACGACGACACCCTGTACGGCGAAGACGGCGACGATCTGATCTCCGGCGGCAGCGGGGCCGATCTGATCGAGGGCGGAGCGGGGAACGACGAGATCTCCGGCGGCGCGGAGTCGGATACACTGAGCGGCGGCGACGGCGTCGACACGATCTATGGCGATGCGGGCGACGATGTCATCTATGACGACGGCAGCGACGTGATCTATGGCGGCGACGGCAACGATACCGTCTACACCACCGACGACAGCGACATCTCGCGGTTCCATGACATCGAGCATTACGAGCTGATCTGGAACCAGGTCAGTGGAACCGATGGTGACGACCTGCTGTCGGGAACCGATGCGATCGACGACATTACCGGCCTTGAGGGCGACGACACGATACATGCCGGCGGCGCGGGAGACCTCGTCTACGGTAATGCCGGCAACGACGTGATCTATGCCGGCGACGGATTGGACTTGGTCGACGGCGGGGACGGCGACGATACGATCTGCGGCGGTCTCGGCATCAACGGCGATATCCTGAACGGCGGCGACGGCAACGACGTTTTCGTCGCGACAATGGAGGAGCTCGACGGAGACGCGATCGCTGACATGACGGAGAACGACCGTCTGATCATCGAAGACGCGGAACTCGGCTACAGCCGGTTCTCGATGACCTATCAGAACGGCCAGACCTTCGTCTCGGTCGATTCGGACGCGGACGGCGAGGCCGATGCGGTCTTCGGACTGGTCGGCGAATACGAATCGCTTTCGGCGCAGATCGTTGACGGCAACACCGTCGTCACCTTCACGCCGGCCGAGATCCCAGGCTGGGGAATCACCCATTCGGGAGATTTCAACGCCGACGGAAAAACCGACCTGCTGCTGACCTCGACCGAGGAAAGGGTCTCGATCTGGACGCTCGACGGGGCGGCGGCTCTGTCCAAGAAGGATGCCGGCGGTCTCGCCGGGCAGGAAAACTTCTCGATCCGCTCGATCGCGGATTTTGACGGCGATACCGACGACGACGTTCTGATGCTCGGCGACAACGGAACGCTGTCGGTCTGGCGCATGTATGGCGGAACGGCGGCGGACAAATCCTATGCCGGACGTCTGGACGACAGCTGGACCGTGGAAGGCACCGCCGATTTCAACGGAGACGGCAAGGAGGACATCCTGATCCGCCAGGATACCGGTACGGTCTCCGTCTGGACGATGGGCAGCGACGGCGCGGCGACGGATAAATCCTATGCCGGACGCATGGGATCGGACTGGACCATCGAGGGCCTCGCCGATTTCAACGATGACGGCAAGACCGACATCCTCGCCCGCAACGACGGCGGCGCGGTTTCCGTCTGGGTCATGGACGGCGGCACGGCCAGCGAGAAGACCTATGCCGGCAATATGAGCTCGGACTGGGACATCGAGGCGATCGCCGATTTCAACGGCGACGACAAGCAGGACCTCCTGATCCGGAACGGCGACGGTGTGGTCTCGGTCTGGGAGATGGACGGTGGGACCGCGACCAACAAGGGCTATACCGCCACCCTGCGGGACGGCTGGGAGATCGAGGCCGTGACGGACCTGACCGGCGACGGCAAGGCCGACATCCTGACGCGGAATGCGGATGGCGTGGTCTCCGCCTGGGAGATGGACGGAAGCACGGCCACCGCCCAGACCTACACCGGAACCCTGGGGTCCGGCTGGTCGATCCACGCGACCGCCGATTTCAACGGGGACGGGTCGGCGGACCTGCTGGTCTCGGACGGCACCGCCGTCTCCGTCTGGGAGATGGATGCCGGCGGGACGTCGGAGAAAGCCTTCGTCGGCAATCTTCAGGACGGCTGGCAGCTCGGCCTCGTGGAGGACTTCAACGGCGACGGCAAGGCCGACATCCAGATCGCCAGCGAAGCGACCGGCCAGGTCTCGATCTGGGAGATGGACGGCGCAAACATCACCCATGCCGGTCTTACCGGCAATCTCTGGACCGATCTGGTCTAG
- a CDS encoding class I SAM-dependent methyltransferase yields MDLRRKISELLLRPLRDRAAERRLRRAARDGRPLKIVLGGAAPEPDWLGSDIGFFDATDPAVWADLVGGENRVERLLAEHVFEHIPPDLIPKVLANAYRYLKPGGTIRIAVPDGHNPDPDYIRNVEPGGIGPGADDHKQLFTIESLSAALAGAGFEVEPGEWFDAGGRFHEEAWPAERGHIHRSRRHGTPDKSFPSSHLSLLVDGVKG; encoded by the coding sequence ATGGACCTGAGACGGAAAATTTCCGAGCTTCTGCTCCGGCCACTGCGGGACCGGGCGGCGGAACGCCGTCTGCGCCGCGCGGCCAGGGACGGACGGCCGTTGAAGATCGTCCTCGGCGGCGCCGCTCCGGAGCCGGACTGGCTCGGCTCCGACATCGGCTTCTTCGATGCGACCGACCCGGCCGTATGGGCGGATCTGGTCGGCGGGGAGAACCGGGTCGAGCGGCTGCTGGCCGAGCATGTCTTCGAACATATTCCGCCGGATCTGATCCCGAAGGTGCTGGCGAATGCCTATCGCTATCTGAAGCCTGGGGGCACGATCCGGATCGCGGTGCCGGACGGGCACAATCCGGACCCGGACTATATCCGCAACGTGGAGCCGGGGGGCATCGGTCCAGGCGCCGACGACCACAAGCAGCTGTTCACAATTGAAAGCCTGAGCGCGGCGCTTGCCGGAGCCGGGTTCGAGGTGGAGCCGGGAGAGTGGTTCGACGCGGGCGGCCGGTTCCATGAAGAGGCGTGGCCCGCTGAGCGCGGGCATATCCATCGTAGCCGCCGTCACGGCACGCCGGACAAGAGCTTTCCCTCCTCCCATCTGTCGCTGCTGGTGGACGGGGTCAAGGGGTGA
- a CDS encoding glycosyltransferase family 2 protein: MPADAPPTVSVVTTAYQAERHVARALRSAAAMAGGWPVEILLFDDGSTDGTAETADRVADEIPEISVIRGGRCGRAAALNRAVSAARGRYVAILDADDIALPNRLTATLPMLETGFGLAMTCSEALVFEGTAPASPAGDLTRTEEHDVSPAALYVSNRLVHSTVLFRRDAWEAAGGYDEQLDVCVDYSFYFRLLRVGGIRQSSAVTCLRQRRGDSYFAEKSHRSYTDALARIRAEARATLPIPLWAQLAATAQNAKLGAEALAHYFHPRRGAA, encoded by the coding sequence ATGCCGGCGGACGCGCCCCCGACCGTCTCCGTTGTGACAACCGCCTACCAGGCCGAGCGCCATGTCGCCCGGGCCCTGCGTTCGGCGGCGGCGATGGCCGGCGGCTGGCCGGTCGAGATTCTGCTGTTCGATGACGGCTCCACCGACGGAACGGCGGAGACGGCGGACCGCGTCGCGGACGAAATACCGGAAATCTCGGTGATCCGCGGTGGGCGATGCGGCCGGGCCGCCGCTCTCAACCGTGCCGTTTCGGCGGCGCGCGGACGCTACGTCGCGATCCTGGACGCGGACGACATTGCACTTCCGAACCGGCTGACCGCCACGCTGCCGATGCTGGAAACCGGCTTCGGGCTGGCCATGACCTGCTCCGAGGCGCTGGTCTTCGAAGGTACCGCGCCCGCTTCGCCGGCTGGCGACCTGACCCGTACCGAAGAGCACGATGTCAGCCCGGCGGCACTTTACGTTTCCAACCGCCTCGTGCATTCCACCGTGCTGTTCCGGCGGGACGCCTGGGAAGCGGCGGGCGGCTATGACGAGCAACTCGATGTCTGCGTCGATTACAGTTTCTATTTCCGCCTGCTTCGGGTCGGCGGCATCCGGCAGAGCAGCGCCGTGACCTGTCTTCGCCAGCGACGCGGTGACAGCTATTTCGCAGAGAAATCCCATCGCAGCTATACCGACGCCCTCGCGCGGATCCGCGCCGAGGCGCGGGCCACACTGCCGATCCCGCTCTGGGCCCAGCTCGCCGCGACGGCACAAAACGCCAAACTCGGCGCCGAAGCGCTCGCACATTATTTCCACCCCCGGCGCGGAGCGGCCTGA
- a CDS encoding O-antigen ligase family protein gives MRNERPESPETGQELQPHIRGALYRSAMETRRLGHAAPLSVSLLMTIIFAQALVTIPAQFRVIPAISLGGFLSLLFVLLLVMHFLMRPYVVKEARWPVFMFLLFIAWIAYGFIFYRLTVPGLQNTVIIISSILSFVVAAQVAKSIRAPTRSIVRAVLIAIWIPAVIYVLAIPVLGFGHTQIFAPRSLAGFLLIGIAIHCGFWRHGSRGDLWLALFLYAVVVLSLSRAAMGMGLGVFILAQMRLNSFAGWLRLTAILAAAVGLAAILLLNFEPLKQRFFSGDLSASVGGVQINTMGRVAAWTTVINSALEAPIVGKGPASSTEALANLHAGIEHPHNDYLRIWHDYGVIGVVLWFGAFGTMMVACRRQYKRFQQWGARETSLGAATYLAQITLLALMLTDNVLIYFYNMVPIFILSGLVLGSLPYAPLLRRPAG, from the coding sequence ATGCGAAACGAGAGGCCGGAGTCCCCCGAAACCGGGCAGGAGCTGCAGCCGCATATCCGCGGCGCGCTCTACCGCAGCGCCATGGAGACCCGTCGTCTCGGCCATGCGGCACCGCTGAGCGTCTCGCTGCTGATGACCATCATTTTCGCCCAGGCCCTGGTGACGATCCCGGCGCAGTTCCGGGTGATCCCGGCCATATCCCTGGGCGGTTTCCTATCGCTGCTCTTCGTCCTGCTGCTGGTGATGCATTTCCTCATGCGGCCTTACGTGGTCAAGGAGGCGCGATGGCCGGTTTTCATGTTCCTGCTCTTCATCGCCTGGATCGCCTACGGCTTCATTTTCTACCGGCTGACCGTGCCGGGGCTGCAGAATACCGTCATCATCATCTCCAGCATCCTCTCCTTCGTCGTCGCCGCTCAGGTCGCCAAGAGCATCCGTGCACCGACCCGCTCCATCGTCCGCGCCGTGCTGATCGCGATCTGGATCCCGGCGGTGATCTACGTGTTGGCGATTCCGGTACTCGGTTTCGGCCATACCCAGATCTTCGCGCCGCGCTCACTCGCCGGTTTCCTGCTGATCGGGATCGCGATCCATTGCGGTTTCTGGCGGCACGGCTCGCGCGGCGATCTCTGGCTTGCGCTGTTTCTCTACGCGGTGGTGGTGCTGTCGCTCTCCCGCGCCGCGATGGGCATGGGTCTCGGCGTCTTCATCCTGGCGCAGATGCGGCTGAACAGCTTCGCGGGCTGGCTCCGCCTCACCGCCATTCTCGCCGCCGCGGTCGGTCTTGCCGCCATTCTGCTGTTGAACTTCGAGCCGCTGAAACAGCGCTTCTTCTCGGGCGATCTCTCGGCCTCTGTCGGCGGCGTGCAGATCAACACCATGGGCCGCGTCGCTGCCTGGACGACCGTGATCAACTCCGCCCTCGAGGCCCCGATCGTCGGCAAGGGGCCGGCCTCCAGCACCGAGGCACTCGCCAACCTGCATGCCGGGATCGAACACCCGCACAACGACTATCTCAGGATCTGGCACGATTACGGCGTGATCGGCGTGGTTCTCTGGTTCGGCGCCTTCGGGACCATGATGGTCGCCTGCCGGCGCCAATATAAGCGCTTCCAGCAATGGGGTGCGCGCGAGACCTCGCTCGGCGCCGCGACATATCTGGCGCAGATCACCCTGCTCGCCCTGATGCTGACGGACAATGTGCTGATCTATTTTTACAATATGGTTCCCATCTTCATCCTCTCGGGCCTGGTGCTCGGATCGCTGCCCTATGCCCCGCTGCTCCGTCGCCCTGCTGGTTAA
- a CDS encoding glycosyltransferase family 4 protein has translation MPRCSVALLVNFVPPYRVALFRALEREVRRLTVLVSTEMEADRPWQAETAGLDIRRIRSFALPYRRHHPDGFSEALTIHFSWDLLPRLASLGPDVVISSEFGLRSLQAGFYRWLAPLFGRRTRLLVWATVSEQTERGRGGLRMGLRRLIARMADGAVTNGASGARYLESIGFVPKRIFQIHQSTDLERFDALPPAAPGPDGTIRLVSVGSLIPRKGLMPFLERLAAWCRAHPERRLHWRLVGDGPERAKLEAAELPANLEIELAGNRDYGAVPDLLTDRDLFVFPTLADEWGLVVNEAMAAGLPVFGSHLAQAAEEMIAEGENGWLFDPTDGDGTDAALTLALGTDAPARAAMSEAARKTARLFSHENTLRRMTAAIDGVWDR, from the coding sequence ATGCCCCGCTGCTCCGTCGCCCTGCTGGTTAATTTCGTCCCGCCCTACCGCGTCGCCCTTTTCAGGGCGCTGGAGCGGGAGGTGCGCCGGCTGACCGTGCTGGTCTCGACGGAGATGGAGGCGGACCGGCCGTGGCAGGCGGAGACGGCGGGGCTCGATATCCGCCGCATCCGATCCTTCGCGCTGCCGTACCGGCGCCACCACCCGGACGGGTTTTCCGAAGCATTGACGATCCATTTCTCCTGGGACCTGCTGCCGCGCCTTGCCAGCCTTGGCCCGGACGTGGTGATCAGCAGCGAGTTCGGCTTGCGCAGCCTGCAGGCGGGGTTCTACCGGTGGCTCGCCCCACTCTTCGGCCGTCGCACGCGTCTGCTGGTCTGGGCCACGGTTTCGGAGCAGACGGAACGCGGACGCGGCGGCCTGCGCATGGGGCTCCGGCGTCTGATCGCCCGGATGGCGGACGGGGCGGTCACCAACGGCGCTTCCGGCGCACGCTATCTGGAAAGCATCGGCTTCGTACCGAAACGCATCTTCCAGATCCATCAATCGACCGATCTCGAACGGTTCGACGCCCTCCCGCCAGCGGCGCCAGGCCCGGATGGAACGATTCGGCTTGTTTCGGTCGGCAGCCTGATCCCCCGCAAGGGGCTGATGCCGTTTCTGGAGCGCCTCGCCGCCTGGTGCCGGGCCCATCCGGAACGGAGGTTGCACTGGCGCCTCGTCGGCGACGGCCCGGAACGGGCGAAGCTCGAGGCTGCCGAACTGCCGGCGAACCTCGAAATCGAACTGGCCGGAAACCGCGACTATGGGGCGGTGCCAGACCTGCTTACGGACCGGGACCTTTTCGTCTTTCCGACTCTCGCCGACGAATGGGGACTGGTGGTGAACGAGGCCATGGCGGCGGGTCTTCCGGTGTTCGGAAGCCACCTCGCCCAGGCGGCGGAGGAAATGATCGCGGAGGGCGAGAACGGCTGGCTGTTCGATCCGACCGACGGAGATGGCACGGACGCCGCACTCACCCTCGCGCTCGGCACGGATGCGCCGGCACGCGCCGCAATGTCGGAGGCGGCGCGGAAGACCGCGCGCCTGTTCTCTCACGAGAACACGCTCCGGCGCATGACAGCCGCCATTGACGGGGTGTGGGACCGATGA